The following proteins come from a genomic window of Salvia hispanica cultivar TCC Black 2014 chromosome 4, UniMelb_Shisp_WGS_1.0, whole genome shotgun sequence:
- the LOC125223072 gene encoding alcohol dehydrogenase-like 4, producing the protein MGSLGSNIISSETVGKVITCKAAVAYAAGQPLVVEEIRVDPPQKMEVRIRVLFTSICHTDLSAWKGESEAQQAFPRILGHEASGVVESVGEGVSDLEIGDHVVPIFNGECEKCVYCKSNKTTNLCEKFRVNPFKSTMANDGKCRFSTKEGKPIFHFLNTSTFTQYTVLDSACVVKIDREASMKNMTLLSCGVSTGLGAVWNTADLEEGSTVVVFGLGAVGLAVVEGARVRGASRIIGVDINSDKQIKGQAIGITDFINPKELDMPVHQKIREMTDGGVDYSFECAGNLDVLREAFLSTHDGWGLTVLLGVHPSPRLLPLHPMELFDGRRIVASVFGDFKGKSQLPHFANQCTKGVVKLDEFITHEMPFSKINDAMQLLLEGKSLRCLLHL; encoded by the exons ATGGGCAGCTTGGGAAGCAATATTATTTCGAGTGAGACCGTCGGAAAAGTTATAACATGCAAAG CGGCGGTGGCGTACGCGGCGGGGCAGCCGCTGGTGGTGGAAGAGATCCGGGTGGATCCGCCTCAGAAAATGGAGGTCCGAATCCGAGTGCTTTTCACTTCGATATGCCACACCGATCTCAGCGCTTGGAAAGGAGAG agtGAAGCCCAACAAGCCTTCCCTCGGATATTGGGCCACGAAGCTTCTGG AGTGGTGGAAAGTGTGGGAGAAGGTGTGAGTGATCTGGAAATAGGAGACCATGTTGTCCCAATTTTCAATGGCGAATGTGAAAAATGTGTCTACTGCAAATCAAACAAGACTACCAATTTATGCGAGAAATTCAGAGTGAATCCCTTTAAAAGCACGATGGCCAACGACGGGAAGTGCCGGTTTTCGACAAAAGAGGGGAAGCCCATCTTCCATTTCCTCAACACTTCTACCTTCACCCAATATACGGTGCTTGATTCAGCTTGTGTGGTTAAGATTGATCGGGAAGCCTCCATGAAGAATATGACTCTCCTTAGTTGTGGAGTTTCTACTG GTCTTGGTGCCGTCTGGAATACGGCTGACCTTGAGGAAGGATCAACTGTGGTGGTCTTTGGACTTGGAGCTGTAGGATTGGCG GTGGTAGAGGGGGCAAGGGTACGTGGCGCATCTAGAATTATTGGAGTGGACATCAACTCAGACAAACAAATCAAAGGCCAAGCAATTGGCATCACAGATTTCATAAATCCCAAAGAGTTGGACATGCCAGTTCACCAG AAAATAAGGGAAATGACGGACGGTGGTGTCGATTATAGCTTTGAGTGTGCAGGAAATCTGGATGTTCTCCGGGAGGCCTTTTTGTCCACACATGAT GGGTGGGGTTTGACAGTACTATTAGGTGTACACCCATCACCAAGATTGCTGCCCCTCCATCCAATGGAGCTCTTTGATGGGAGAAGAATAGTAGCTTCAGTATTTGGTGACTTCAAAGGAAAATCCCAACTGCCTCATTTCGCCAATCAGTGCACTAAAGGG GTGGTGAAGTTGGATGAATTCATCACACATGAAATGCCATTTTCCAAGATCAATGATGCCATGCAATTACTCCTTGAGGGCAAGTCCTTGAGATGCCTTCTACACCTTTGA
- the LOC125223071 gene encoding alcohol dehydrogenase-like 4 isoform X1, translated as MGSNGNKDSISNDTIGKVITCKGCVIAAVAYGPGQALVVEDIRVDPPQKMELRIRVLFTSVCHTDLTYWRGQDEAQRIYPRIFGHEASGVVESVGEGVSDLEIGDHVVPIFNGECGKCVYCNSSKTNLCEKFRVDTAKSTMANDRKCRFSTKEGKPIFHFLNTSTFSEYTVVDSACVVKVDREASLNKMSLLSCGVSTGVGAVWNTADVEEGSTVAVFGLGAVGLAVVEGARSRGASRIIGVDVNPHKSSKAQAIGITDFINPMELDKPTHQRIREMTEGGVDYSFECAGNLDVLREAFLSTHDGWGLTVILGVHPTPRLLPLHPMELFEGRRIVASVFGDFKGKSQLPHLANQCIKGVVKLDEFITHEMPFSRINEAMQLLSDGTSLRCLLHL; from the exons ATGGGTAGTAATGGCAACAAGgattcaatttcaaatgatACAATCGGAAAAGTTATTACATGCAAAG gTTGTGTTATAGCCGCGGTGGCGTATGGTCCGGGGCAGGCATTGGTGGTGGAGGACATTCGGGTGGATCCTCCTCAGAAAATGGAGCTCCGGATTCGGGTACTCTTCACTTCCGTCTGCCACACCGATCTCACTTATTGGCGCGGCCAG GATGAAGCTCAGCGCATTTACCCTCGGATCTTTGGGCATGAAGCTTCTGG TGTGGTGGAAAGCGTGGGAGAAGGTGTGAGCGATCTGGAAATAGGAGACCATGTGGTCCCCATTTTCAACGGCGAATGTGGAAAATGTGTCTACTGCAATTCAAGCAAGACCAATCTATGCGAGAAATTCAGAGTTGACACAGCGAAAAGCACGATGGCCAATGACCGGAAGTGCCGATTTTCAACAAAAGAGGGGAAGCCCATCTTTCATTTCCTCAACACTTCCACCTTCAGTGAATATACGGTGGTTGATTCAGCTTGTGTGGTTAAGGTTGATCGCGAAGCCTCTTTGAACAAAATGTCTCTCCTTAGTTGTGGAGTTTCTACGG GTGTAGGAGCAGTGTGGAATACGGCTGACGTGGAGGAGGGGTCTACTGTCGCTGTTTTCGGTCTTGGAGCTGTGGGATTGGCT GTGGTTGAAGGGGCCCGAAGCAGAGGAGCTTCAAGAATAATAGGAGTGGATGTAAACCCACACAAATCTTCCAAAG CTCAAGCAATTGGAATTACAGACTTCATAAATCCCATGGAACTCGACAAGCCAACACACCAG AGAATAAGGGAAATGACGGAAGGAGGTGTTGATTATAGCTTTGAGTGTGCAGGAAACTTGGATGTCCTCCGTGAGGCCTTTCTCTCTACTCATGAT GGGTGGGGTTTGACAGTAATATTAGGAGTGCATCCTACACCAAGATTGCTGCCCCTCCACCCAATGGAGCTGTTTGAAGGGAGAAGAATAGTGGCTTCGGTTTTTGGTGATTTCAAAGGGAAATCCCAACTGCCACATCTTGCAAACCAGTGCATCAAAGGG GTGGTGAAGTTGGATGAATTTATCACACATGAGATGCCATTTTCCAGGATTAATGAAGCTATGCAGTTACTCAGTGATGGCACTTCCTTAAGATGCCTTCTACATCTTTGA
- the LOC125223071 gene encoding alcohol dehydrogenase-like 4 isoform X2: MGSNGNKDSISNDTIGKVITCKAAVAYGPGQALVVEDIRVDPPQKMELRIRVLFTSVCHTDLTYWRGQDEAQRIYPRIFGHEASGVVESVGEGVSDLEIGDHVVPIFNGECGKCVYCNSSKTNLCEKFRVDTAKSTMANDRKCRFSTKEGKPIFHFLNTSTFSEYTVVDSACVVKVDREASLNKMSLLSCGVSTGVGAVWNTADVEEGSTVAVFGLGAVGLAVVEGARSRGASRIIGVDVNPHKSSKAQAIGITDFINPMELDKPTHQRIREMTEGGVDYSFECAGNLDVLREAFLSTHDGWGLTVILGVHPTPRLLPLHPMELFEGRRIVASVFGDFKGKSQLPHLANQCIKGVVKLDEFITHEMPFSRINEAMQLLSDGTSLRCLLHL; encoded by the exons ATGGGTAGTAATGGCAACAAGgattcaatttcaaatgatACAATCGGAAAAGTTATTACATGCAAAG CCGCGGTGGCGTATGGTCCGGGGCAGGCATTGGTGGTGGAGGACATTCGGGTGGATCCTCCTCAGAAAATGGAGCTCCGGATTCGGGTACTCTTCACTTCCGTCTGCCACACCGATCTCACTTATTGGCGCGGCCAG GATGAAGCTCAGCGCATTTACCCTCGGATCTTTGGGCATGAAGCTTCTGG TGTGGTGGAAAGCGTGGGAGAAGGTGTGAGCGATCTGGAAATAGGAGACCATGTGGTCCCCATTTTCAACGGCGAATGTGGAAAATGTGTCTACTGCAATTCAAGCAAGACCAATCTATGCGAGAAATTCAGAGTTGACACAGCGAAAAGCACGATGGCCAATGACCGGAAGTGCCGATTTTCAACAAAAGAGGGGAAGCCCATCTTTCATTTCCTCAACACTTCCACCTTCAGTGAATATACGGTGGTTGATTCAGCTTGTGTGGTTAAGGTTGATCGCGAAGCCTCTTTGAACAAAATGTCTCTCCTTAGTTGTGGAGTTTCTACGG GTGTAGGAGCAGTGTGGAATACGGCTGACGTGGAGGAGGGGTCTACTGTCGCTGTTTTCGGTCTTGGAGCTGTGGGATTGGCT GTGGTTGAAGGGGCCCGAAGCAGAGGAGCTTCAAGAATAATAGGAGTGGATGTAAACCCACACAAATCTTCCAAAG CTCAAGCAATTGGAATTACAGACTTCATAAATCCCATGGAACTCGACAAGCCAACACACCAG AGAATAAGGGAAATGACGGAAGGAGGTGTTGATTATAGCTTTGAGTGTGCAGGAAACTTGGATGTCCTCCGTGAGGCCTTTCTCTCTACTCATGAT GGGTGGGGTTTGACAGTAATATTAGGAGTGCATCCTACACCAAGATTGCTGCCCCTCCACCCAATGGAGCTGTTTGAAGGGAGAAGAATAGTGGCTTCGGTTTTTGGTGATTTCAAAGGGAAATCCCAACTGCCACATCTTGCAAACCAGTGCATCAAAGGG GTGGTGAAGTTGGATGAATTTATCACACATGAGATGCCATTTTCCAGGATTAATGAAGCTATGCAGTTACTCAGTGATGGCACTTCCTTAAGATGCCTTCTACATCTTTGA